In Cotesia glomerata isolate CgM1 linkage group LG1, MPM_Cglom_v2.3, whole genome shotgun sequence, one genomic interval encodes:
- the LOC123259126 gene encoding uncharacterized protein LOC123259126 yields the protein MSSGVKVLLVLLELLVTWDISLSQPLLARSTYKGLRGVFLPSVKLRSPDFKRAVYYHDQTVAVVDINENNEMLNCDIIEVYEPNEAGEVLGNLSISSHPTEIAFSQMTSLMYRCEMLDRIQRSQDKIKSTPKGAFERANMFGTHALNLFSGILPGTKWCGTGDIAENYHDLGSDTEIDQCCRTHDLCPVKIRAQRSRYNLTNYSLYSKSHCDCDNAFYQCLKNLDSPTASIMGKLYFNVVKVGCIEDLAENINALSTMSPRRRFSATRLSF from the exons ATGAGCTCGGGAGTAAAAGTGTTGTTGGTGTTGTTGGAGCTTTTAGTGACCTGGGATATCAGTTTATCACAGCCACTTTTAGCAAGAAGTACTTACAAAGGACTAAGAGGAGTTTTTTTACCTAGTGTTAAATTACGATCGCCCGATTTTAAGCGGGCTGTTTATTACCATGATCAGACAGTAGCAGTCGttgatattaatgaaaataatgaaatgcTCAATTGTGATATTATTGAAGTTTA cGAACCAAATGAAGCTGGAGAGGTACTCGGAAATCTTTCGATCTCATCGCATCCAACAGAGATAGCATTTTCACAAATGACCAGTTTAATGTATCGATGTGAAATGTTAGACAGAATCCAAAGATCTCAAGATAAAATTAAGAGTACACCCAAAGGAGCATTCGAAAGAGCCAACATGTTTGGCACTCATgcacttaatttattttctggtATACTGCCAG GTACTAAATGGTGTGGAACTGGAGACATTGCCGAAAATTATCATGATCTCGGATCAGATACTGAAATCGATCA aTGTTGTCGGACTCATGATTTGTGTCCTGTGAAAATTCGCGCACAACGAAGTCGCTATAATCTTACTAATTACTCATTGTATAGCAA atCTCACTGTGATTGTGACAATGCATTCTATCagtgtctaaaaaatttagacaGTCCAACGGCTAGTATTATGGGTAAACTTTATTTCAATGTCGTTAAAGTTGGTTGCATCGAAGATTTGGCTGAAAATATAAACGCCTTATCAACCATGTCACCCAGAAGAAGGTTTTCAGCAACGCGGttatcattttaa